In Chiloscyllium plagiosum isolate BGI_BamShark_2017 chromosome 35, ASM401019v2, whole genome shotgun sequence, a genomic segment contains:
- the dpagt1 gene encoding UDP-N-acetylglucosamine--dolichyl-phosphate N-acetylglucosaminephosphotransferase, translated as MSALPTLPLLINLSCSFLGFLGTLILIPAFREHFIAARLYGIDLNKTSKQQIPESQGVISGVVFLIILFCFIPVPFLHCWVKEQCISFPHDVFVQLIGALLAICCMIFLGFADDVLNLQWRHKLLLPTMASLPLLMVYFTNFGNTMIVVPKPFRFLLGLHLDLGILYYAYMGMLAVFCTNAINILAGINGIEAGQSLVIAMSIIVFNLVELNGDYKDDHIFSLYFMIPFFFTTLGLLYHNWYPSKAFVGDTFCYFAGMTFAVVGILGHFSKTMMLFFIPQVLNFLYSVPQLFRIIPCPRHRLPRLDPCTGKLGMSYSTFKTKDLPRLGDFILRVAEKFHLAEVTRGIGDDKAYIQCNNLTLLNFVLKLIGPTHERTLTIILLFIQVTGSAFAFMVRYHLVRWFYDV; from the exons ATGTCGGCCCTGCCCACACTCCCCCTGCTCATTAACCTGAGCTGCTCGTTCCTGGGCTTCCTGGGAACCCTCATCCTCATCCCCGCCTTCAGGGAGCACTTCATCGCCGCCAGACTCTATGGGATCGACCTCAACAAAACCTCCAAACAGCAAAT CCCAGAATCCCAGGGAGTAATCAGTGGTGTTGTATTCCTCATCATTCTTTTCTGTTTCATCCCTGTTCCTTTTCTGCATTGCTGGGTGAAAGAGCAATGTATCAGCTTTCCTCATGATGTG TTTGTACAGCTGATTGGGGCACTCCTTGCCATCTGCTGCATGATATTCCTGGGGTTTGCAGATGACGTCTTGAACTTGCAATGGAGACACAAGTTGCTACTGCCGACCATGGCATCCCTGCCCCTTCTCATGGTGTACTTTACCAACTTTGGTAATACCATGATTGTCGTGCCAAAGCCATTTCGCTTTCTTTTGGGTCTCCATTTGGACTTGG GAATCCTGTATTATGCATATATGGGAATGCTAGCAGTCTTCTGTACAAATGCTATTAACATTCTGGCAGGCATCAATGGCATTGAGGCTGGACAGTCTCTGGTGATTGCCATGTCCATCATTGTTTTCAATTTAGTCGAGTTAAATG GTGACTACAAAGATGACCACATATTCTCCTTGTACTTCATGATACCATTTTTCTTCACCACTTTAGGGCTTCTGTACCATAACTG GTATCCTTCTAAAGCCTTTGTGGGCGACACTTTCTGTTACTTTGCGGGAATGACATTCGCAGTGGTTGGGATCCTTGGCCACTTCAGTAAGACCATGATGCTGTTCTTCATCCCTCAGGTGCTCAACTTCCTTTACTCAGTGCCTCAGCTCTTCCGTATCATTCCATGCCCACGACACAGACTGCCAAG ATTAGATCCTTGTACTGGAAAGCTGGGAATGAGTTATTCAACGTTCAAAACTAAGGATTTGCCTAGACTTGGAGATTTCATATTAAGG GTGGCTGAAAAATTCCATTTGGCAGAAGTGACTCGTGGAATTGGAGACGATAAAGCGTACATACAGTGCAACAACCTCACTCTGCTAAACTTCGTATTAAAGCTGATTGGCCCTACACATGAGAGAACCCTGACCATTATACTTCTGTTCATCCAG GTCACTGGAAGTGCGTTTGCTTTCATGGTCCGTTATCACCTGGTCCGCTGGTTTTACGATGTTTGA